The Oryza sativa Japonica Group chromosome 11, ASM3414082v1 DNA window AAGCTTGTATTCTCCCTTTCTCTGAGAGACCGCAGCGACAATGCAACTGGAGCCGAGGTCTAGCTCAGAGgaagagctcgagctcgagccaGCGTTGGGCGGCGCGGACAGAACTGCCTTGTAGAGAGCCATTGCGTATTCATCGGCATGGATGGTGCACACCACCTCGCCATCGCCATTGCTGACAGGCACAGACCTCTGAATGGCGCCACATGAATGGGTGGCCGTCGGGCTCGGCAGCGACACCTTCTCCCCGGAGAAAGGGTTCACCAAGACGCAGCCACCATCGGCGCCCACGGTGGGGTACAGCGGGATGCTCAGGCGGAGCCAGGTGCAGACGAGCCAGTCCTCGAAGCAGCCGATGCACTGTCCCGGGAAGGCGCCGTCGAGCAGCGCGGCGAGAAGCGGGacacggtggccggcggccgcggcgccgtcggAGAACACGCTGGCGAGCGCGAAGTTTGGGTACAGGACcagagggagcggcggcgccagcaCCAGGGGCGGGTAGTcccgcgcgcccgcgcgccacGAGCGGCGGAACACGGAGCGGAGCGCGGCGCGGTCCGCCGAGGAGTGGAGCCTGCGGAGCACGGCGCCGACGATCCCCAGCGGTAGGTccaacgacgacggcggccctGCGAACGAAGAACGAACTCGTCAGAGGCATTCCACCGAACACCTTAGCAACGACAAACAAAACCCCCCCAAATCAATCCCAAAACCACCGCGTGGTTCACACGAGGAGATCACCTGAGACGGCGCCCGTGCCGGTGCCGGTAGCCATCGCCGTGATCCGGGAAGACGCGCGAGCTCTACCTACGGCCCCCCTGATCCTGAACCTTCCAGAAGCTTCTAGAACAGAGTCGGGGAAATTGgtgagggggaggagggagaggggtggggTGAAATCACTGGAAACTTCGAGAAGTTTTGAGAACCCGATCGAGCCGATTAGACGAAGGATTCCCCAATTTATATAGCTCTCCCTACCGTTAAACCACCCGCGTAGTTGCTTGAATTCTCGTCGCTGTCACTTACATCCTGGCCCCACAGAGTGACGATGCTGACGTAAGGCCCTCGTACAATACTGCTCCTGCTCACGGTCGGGCCCACAAGTCAGTGACCCAGGCGGACTTCAAATGGTTGGCTTCCCGCGCCATTCTCTTCTTCCGACTTGATATGATATGGTAGTTTCTTATGAAATTTGGAGAACATCTCAGTCTCCAGTCTTTGGTTGTACCCTCTAAAAAAAGATAGACCAAACACCAAAAAATTACTGCACACAAATTCTCCTTTTTCTATGAATAATACAAATTGTGTTCACTCATGGATTGAAATTTCAgttcgaaatttccgaaattttggaCCTCCCTCCACTAGCAACTATCTCGgccaatttttttcttatttttctaaATATGTGTAAATTTGGTCAGAATTTATAAACtcagttaaaattttaaataatttcgtGCTAAAATGGTTCCAGCATTCATGAAGAAAAAATGTGAACCCTGTGTTCGCTCAACAGAAGAAAAAATCTAGAACGTTTGGGATCTTGCAAATGCACATAACTAATAGCTTAAGCGATCAGACAATTGGATAGAATTATCATAGGCTCacagcattttttttcctgaataaAGGATTACTGTGCTTTTACTGAAAACAGAGTGTAAATATAAGCCATCTCAGAGCACATCAATCTTTATCATATAATCACTGGTTGTTAACTTGTAACATTGCCAACAACAGAGTTTGTGACAGAAACAGATTATTCATCAACACATTTCTATAGTTGCATGCAGACAATGAATAAAAGAAACACTGCATAATTGGATATGCCTGATTGcgtcagcgaaaccactgaATGACAATATTGTAACTTggaaaaaaacaataatcatTGCGTAATGTAACACCGACACATTTCAAGATCAAAGTGAGCAGAAAGGCAACACAATTAGCACGGTTAAATCGAGACATCAGAAAGCAAAAAGGCACAATCTGATAGACAAGTGAAATGATATTTTGAAACAATGGTTTATTCATAAGGAGGAATCATATGCCAGCACCCCAGATTGTCCAGTCCTCTAGTGCCACAAAGTTTTTACTCTCATGATTCAGCAATGAATGGCACGCGGAAGAACTGTCGCTAC harbors:
- the LOC107275499 gene encoding uncharacterized protein — protein: MATGTGTGAVSGPPSSLDLPLGIVGAVLRRLHSSADRAALRSVFRRSWRAGARDYPPLVLAPPLPLVLYPNFALASVFSDGAAAAGHRVPLLAALLDGAFPGQCIGCFEDWLVCTWLRLSIPLYPTVGADGGCVLVNPFSGEKVSLPSPTATHSCGAIQRSVPVSNGDGEVVCTIHADEYAMALYKAVLSAPPNAGSSSSSSSELDLGSSCIVAAVSQRKGEYKLAFCTPETPSWCICEGNCIKSHIDIEFYLGKLYMVDTRNGDLFAFELEAHDHVFPVVSLVERCLIEKLPSAEDGDRQTYNLVQSLGKLLLLVRYFRESWDQFVGVRVFELSFNSNPWKWIEKKSLDGESIFISSSCNKSFAASQYEEIEDDRIYFLDSLCPKFNPKKSDSYSYCSQVYNMRDGTISPFLIGTGPMSNYLGFPMWFCPTQ